A region of the Desulfuribacillus alkaliarsenatis genome:
TACTTTGCCTTGGAGTAGGGCAGCCTTTGTGAGTGAATTATTAGATAACCGCATGGCTAAGTATTTTGTGGTTGAGAATTCAGAAGGCTATATTGTAGCTTATGCTGGGATGTGGTTTGTTCTGGATGAGGCGCACATTACTACAATCGCAGTAAGAAAGAGCTCGCGCGGGCTAGGGCTTGGCAATCTCTTGGTAGAACGGATTATTGCAGAGACACTGGCACTTGGTGGCACACAACTGACACTTGAGGTGCGAGTTTCTAATGCTGCAGCCATAGCCATGTACGAAAAATTTGGCTTTAAAGTCCATGGATTACGAAAGAAATACTATTCTGATAATCAAGAGGATGCATTGATTATGTGGGCGGTGATTGACGGAGATGAGTAATAAAAGCATAGCTAATAAACAGCATAATTCAGTGACGATACTAGGTATTGA
Encoded here:
- the rimI gene encoding ribosomal protein S18-alanine N-acetyltransferase; translation: MEANNTTKIKHEYICRYMEMRDVDAVHEIEVEAFTLPWSRAAFVSELLDNRMAKYFVVENSEGYIVAYAGMWFVLDEAHITTIAVRKSSRGLGLGNLLVERIIAETLALGGTQLTLEVRVSNAAAIAMYEKFGFKVHGLRKKYYSDNQEDALIMWAVIDGDE